Below is a genomic region from Verrucomicrobiales bacterium.
CCGAGTGCAACTCGAGATCCCGCAGAGCGAGTTGGTCACGGATCGACTGGCTCGGGCTAAGGAATTAAGTGTGAGTCGGGATGGGGTGACCATCACCTTCTCGCGCGATGCGCGTGGCCGCGCGGCGGTTTGTGTCAGCGGGGAAGGGCAATCCAAGCAGGAACTGCAAGCCCTGGGTTCGGAGTTGGCCGGGCGGGTCGTGCAACAGTACGTGTATCAAAGATTGAAGGAGGAGATGGCGGCCCGGCAGTTCCTGGTCGTTGAGGAGGAGACCGATGCCACAGCCGCCATCCGCCTCAAGGTGCGGCACTGGGAGAACTAACTTCATATGTCACAACGCGAATTCGACATCACGATCGGGCCGGACGGAAAAGTGGAGCTGCACGTCTCGGGCTATGAAGGCAAGGGTTGCCTGGAGGCGGTGCGCTTCTTCGAGCAAATCATCGGCCGGGTTCAGTCCCGCCAGGAAACGACTGAGTTCTACGGTCCGGAGGAGGAAGTTCGACAGCAGACGGACAATCATCACTGAGCTCCTTTGCTCCCAACTTGGGATTTTCATGCGCGCGCCTGAGTCCAGCTACTATCCGCCACGACGGAACGCCTGGCGCAGATGGGTGGGAAACCCCATCCGGGCCGCGTGGCGAGAGTGGTGGCGTCGTGGAGTTCCGGTTCACTCCGATTGGTCCTTCGGGAGCAGTCTTGGCGCGCTTCTCCTTCCCGGCTATGCCCTGGTCGGCCTGCGGCGTCCCTGGCTGCAACGCTTCTGGTGGTTGGCCTACGGCACCTGCTGGGCGGCCGCGTTGATCGGGTTGGGTTTCCTGGTGGGCGACCTAGCCGTTGGGTTGCTAGTGGCCTTGCACGCCAGTGCGTTGGTGGGCTGGCTCGGTCGCCATGGGGTCAACTTGCGCGACGGGCACGGGGTGATGGTGGTTGCAGCGGCCCTGACGATGGTGACCTTGACGGTTTATCTGCCCTTGGGCGGCGAGGTGATTCGCCGGATGTGGCTGCCGCTGGCCAGTCCGGAAGGCGTGATCGTGATCAATTGCACGGCTTCTCCGAAAGGCCTGGGTCGTGGCGACTTTGTGGCTTACACCGGTGCGAATCCTGGTACGTATGCCTACCAGGGCGGAGTCTATGTGGCGGATGGCCCAGGCTGCGGCCGAGTGCTGGCCGTCGCGGGTGATCACGTGGAGTTCAGTTCCGAGTTTGTCTGGATCAACGGGGAGCCCCAACCCCGGCTGCCAGACATGCCGACGGAAGGGCATTTGCGCATTCCCGCTGGCTCCTGGTTCGTCTGGCCTCGGCTGGTTCAGACCAACGGACGAGCCAACGCCGACATCATCGCCGCAGCTCTCCTACGGGTCGCTGTGGTACACGAATCCCGCTTTCTGGGCCGTCCCTTTGTCCGTTGGTTTGGGCGTCGGCAGCCATTGTCATGAGCCGCTTCATCAACCTCGAATTTGGTGATCTCTCGGAGGGCCGCTGCGAACCCGAGGAAACGGTCAAGGATGAGTCGTATTATCTTTCCGAGGCTCAGCAGCATTTTGAGAATGGCTGCTTCGAGCCGGCGCTTCGGGCCTATGCGCGGGTTCTGGAACACAATCCGCAAAACCCCGCCGCCTGGGCTGGTCAGGTGCGCATGTTGATCGAACTGGGCGAGGCTCATGAGGCGAGTTTGTGGTGTGACAAGGCGCTGGAGCGGTTCCCCCAAGAGGCCGACCTGCTGGCCGCCAAGGCTGTGGCACTCGCACGGATCGGGGAACTGGATGATGCCCTAGGGTTCTCGGATGCTTCGTTCGAAGGATCCGGCGACTCGGCCTACCTCTGGCTCGCTCGGGCCGAAGTACTCCTGGCTCGGAAGGAACGGCGCGCCGCGTTTTGCTTCGAGCGTTCGGGGCAGGTGGCCAACCACACCTGGGTGACCCAATGGATGGCCTCGCGCCTCCGCCTGGCGTATCGACAACCGGCGTTGGCCCTCCAGCATGCCCGCTCGGCCATGGAGTTGGGGCCGACGGTTTTCCTGGTCTGGCTCCAGTTGGGGCTTTGTCAGCAAGCCCTCGGAATGGTGACGCCCGCCGGCACTTCCTTCACCCGCGCCCTGGAGCTCAACCCCGATTGTTTGGAGGCGCAGCGGGCGTTGAAACTCACTCAGCAAATGGACGCCTGGACCCAATTGCGACTCTGGCTGCGCCGACTGCTCTCCTCATGAACCACCCCCGACTCGATTTGCTCTTGGCTCAAGCGACGGAACTGGGTGCATCGGATCTGCACCTGATTGCCGGTGTCCCGCCCGCCTTCCGGGTCTTCGGAGAGATCCGTTTTGCCGACGGGGAAGCGTTGAGCCAAACCGAGAACTTCGAAATGGTTCACGCACTCCTCAGCGAGCGCCAACGGGAAACTCTGGACAACGAATGGGAGCTTTGCATCTCGCTCCTGCATCCGGCCGCCGGCCGGGTCCGTGTGACGCTTTATCGGCGCAACGGGTATCCGGAATTGAGCCTCCGGTTCTGCGGCCGTGAAGTGCCGTCGCGTGAGGAGCTGGGTCTGCCCGAAAAATTGGACGAGCTGGCGCGGCGTCCCAACGGCTTGATGCTCATCACCGGGCCGACCGGGGCGGGCAAGACCACCACGCTCAACTACCTGGTGAACCTCATCAACCAGGAGCGCCGCTGCAAAATCGTCACCATCGAGGATCCCGTCGAGTTTGTGCATGAAAACAAGCGCGCCATCGTCGTTCAGCAGGAAGTGTTGACCGACACCCATTCCTTCCACCGCGCCCTCATTCATGTGCTCCGCCAGGATCCGGACGTCATTGTGGTCGGGGAGATGAGGGATCATGAAGCCATTGAGACTGCACTTGCTGCGGCGGAGACTGGTCACCTCGTGCTGGCCACCATGCACGCGCCGAATGTGACCCATGCCCTGGAGCGGATCGTGGGCATCTTCGAGGGCAGCGCCCAGCGGCAGATCGTCATGCAATTGGCCAACACGCTCCGGGGTGTGATGGCCCAGGACCTTCTGCCGTCCGCCGACCGCTGTCGGCGGGTGCTGGCCTGCGAACTCCTGGTGGTGAACAGCGCGATTCGTAACCTGATTCGGGAAGGAAACCTCCACCAGATTGAGAACGTGGTGCAAACCGGCGCGAAGGACGGGATGGTCTTGATGGACGACTGGCTCGAGGATCTCTACTGTAAATGCGCCATCAGCTACGACACGGCCGTGACGCGGGCTCGCGATCCTCAACGTTTCATGAAGAAGGAATGACCGTGACAAGGATGGTCCAAATCCACAATGGCCCACAGAGGTGACTGCAAGGGTTTCTCTGCGTTCCATCCCGTGTCAGCGGTGTAAAGATGCCCTCTCTGGACTCACACCCCTTTGCGGCATGTGCCGCGTCCTTGCGTTAACCTAGAACCGAGAATGGATTAACCACGGATTTCACTGATGACACGGATCATGAAAGATTTGTCACATGTGTTAACGGGAGATCACAGTCCCTTTCAGAGTGGTGAGGTGGTTCGTTCAACTTCTTAAAAGCTCAGTTCAGGGGATGCTATTGGGGCGGAGAGCTGCGCCAGAGGATCTGCCAAGATTTCGGGAAACCAAATCATCACTGCTGCCGCTCATCGGTAATCACTTATGACGTTCCTTTTCATACCGTTCGTTGGCAGGCCTTGGCGGACGATGGACAATGCTGAACGGCGTGGGGTTAGATCCCGCTTGGACCACGGTGGCTTCGCCCCTGCTGACCGAGCCCCGATTTCTGTTCATGGATACGAATACTCCCTTCGAACCTTCCCGATACTATCGTGTTCGCTTGGTACCCTAAGGTTCGACTGCACCTGCCGACAGCGTGGAACGGTGATGCTGTTCGTCAGTCTAGCTCTTCCCAACCCAGGGCCAACTCAGCGCCCCCGCTCCTCCACCGCCCGGACCCAAGCCTTTCTCAACTCTTCCCGTGTCAGGGGCACCACCGCTCCGGAGGGTTCCTTGCGGTGGGCCGCCAACAATTCGGCCTTCTGCCGTGCGTCGACCAGGGAGCCCACTTCCGGACCGAGATCCCAAACCCGCGTGGTCCCGTCGTCACTGCTGCTTAACAACTGCGAGCCATCCGCGGAAAAGTGAATCCACTGGACAGCTCGCGCATGCCGCAAGGGCGGGGTGACCGCGTCACCCGTGGCGGTGTCCCAAACCCGCGCCGTGCCATCCTGACTGGCCGTCGCCAACAGCGTGCCATCGGGACTGAATACGACTCGCGTGATCTTGCCTTGATGCCCCAACTCCGGCACGAGCTGACGTCCAGTCTGTACCTCCCAAATCCGTACGGAGTTGTCCTCGCTGCCCGTGGCGATTCGACGGCCGTCCGGACTAAACGTGGCCTGAGTCACGCCATCCCGATGCCCCCGGAACTCGTGGATCCTTTGTCCGGAACTCACATCGAACAGAACGGCTGAACGAGCCTCATAGCTGTAATCAGAGTTCGCCGCCAGAATCTGCTGGCCGTTCGGGCTGAAGTGAGCTTCCCAGATGAAGCCGCCGGCGCTCATCGGTAGAGCGGCCGGTTTCCCGTCACCGCTGTGGAAGACGCGCACCTTTCCATCCGCACAGGCCGTCAGGAAGAAATCGCCATCCGGACTGAACTCGCAATCGTCGAGCCAATCCGGATGCGGGATCGGCGGGCTCAACGGTTTGCCCGTGTTTGCATCCCACACGCGGGCGGCGCTCAGCTGGGGATCAGCCGAGAGGGTGATCGTTACCAGCTTGCTCCCGTCTTTACCAAAGGCAGCACGGCGAACGGCGACTTCGTGCGCGAGGGGAGCAAACTTCTCCCTCCGGGTTCGAAGGTCGAAGACGCGCAGAAACCGATCCGCACCCGCGACCGCGAGGGCTTGGCCGGTAGGATCCTGAGCGACATGCAGCACGTCTGATCCGCCGGCTAGGAGCTGTCCCACCGACTGTCCGTTCGTGACGTCCCAGAGGGTCAGCTTGCCCCGCGCGGTGGCGGTGTAGGCATGGGAGGTTCCCCGGATCCAATCCGAATGCACCATCGGATCCCTCTCCGACCACTCCCGAAGGGCGGTGGCGCCCGTGCGCTCCCAGACTCGGACGATGCCCAGCTTGTCCCCTGTGACCAGGCGGAGCTCCTCCGGGCTGAGCGAGGCCGAGAAGACGAAGGCGCTGTGTTGCAGGGCTGGCCAGAGCGATTCACCCCCGAAATCGCGGGGGTGTACGGTGTGGTTGAGCTCGGGCAGCAAGACCAGGCCGCGGCCAAGATTCAACCCTTCCTGTGCTCCATCGAGCTCAGTTTCTCCCGCGACTCCAAAGGGCTCACCGGTGCGGGGATTCCACAGGCGGAGCTTGCCATTGTAACCTACAGTGAAAGCGTAGCGTCCGTCGCCCCCGAAACCGGCATGTTGCAAGCGGGGATGTCCGGCATGCGTCAGAACCGGGGAGAGGGCTTGACCGGTCTGGGCACTCCAGATTCGTGCTTCGCCAGCGTGGCAGGCGGTGATCACCTCGTGGCCATCTGGACTAAACCATCCCCCCGCCCAATCGTCCTGCGTGCCGCCCGGCAACTGCCATGGGCCGAAGACCGGACGAAAGCTTGCGACGTCAAACAGTTGGGCATAGCCTCCATGGCCGACCAGTAGGATGCGGTCCCCTTGAGGACTGAAGGTGGCATGCAGGATCTTTTGCGGAAGCGTCAGTGCGGGGCCGATGGATTTCCCGCCGCGCACCTCGCGGACTTGGGCTTTTGATCCCTGGGCGGAAATCACCCAGCGGGAGTCCGGAGTGAAAGAAATTCGCGCCGTCGCGGTGCGCTTCAATCGGCTCTCGTTCTCCGGGAACGGCCCCGCCAGCAGCCGTCCCGTTGCGGTTTCCCAAACCCGGGCCGTGCCATCCGAGCAGGTGGTCGCGATGGACAACCCATCTGGACTGAAGTAGGCGGTGGACACCGCTGCTGGATGTTTCAGAGGGGGGAGTGTCGGCTGTCCGGTGATTCCCTCCCATACCTGGAGCACGCCGTCCTCACCCGCGCTCAAAATCCGCCGTCCGTCGGGGCTGAATTGAGTCATGTTGACGGATCCCTCGTGGAACATGAGTTGTCCCAACCGGGGTGCCTGACGGAATCCTTCGGCGATTCGACGGCGGTGGATGAGTTCCTCCGCAGGGCGTCCGGTGTCCAAACTCAGAGCGTCCAGGAAGTGCAGCACCGCAGTGGTGGGATCACCCTGCAGCGTGAGCCGATTCCCTTCAGCCACGTTGAGCCGAACGACCTGCCGGCGGTTCTTCTCTGCTTCGCTGGCGATGCGCATACCCAGGACGGCCGAGATAGCGACGATGACCAGCGAGCCAATAGCGACCGCCAGACCGAACGCGGCCGTCCACGGATGTCGCCGGGTCCACTTCACTAGAATCTCGGGCGTGCTGCTCGGTCGGGCCTGGATGGGCTCGTGGCGCAGCCAACGTTCGAGGTCTTCCGCCAGCTGGAGCGCCCTGGTATAGCGGCGCTGCGGTTCCTTCTCGAGACACTTCAAACAGATGGTCTCCAAGTCCGCATCGATGACCGGATTGACCACCCGAGGCCGGATTGGTTCCTTCTGGACCACCTGCTGAAGTGTTTCGAAGGCGGTATCCCCGAGAAAAGGCGGACTTCCGGTCATTAACTCGTAGAGCACGGCCCCCAGGCTGTAGGTGTCCGATGCCGTGGTGAGCTGACGGGATTTCCCTTCGGCCTGCTCGGGCGACATGTAGGCCGGAGTACCAAGAACCGCGTCGGACAGTGTCAGATTCGATTCACCTCCCTCGACCTTAGCCAGTCCGAAGTCGGTGACCTGAGGTTGCCCCTGTGCGTCGATGAGGATGTTGGCGGGCTTGAGATCGCGATGGAGGATCCCGTGCTCATGAGCGTAATGAACAGCCCGTGCCACCGTGGCGATCAAGTTGGCGGCTTCG
It encodes:
- a CDS encoding tetratricopeptide repeat protein, whose protein sequence is MSRFINLEFGDLSEGRCEPEETVKDESYYLSEAQQHFENGCFEPALRAYARVLEHNPQNPAAWAGQVRMLIELGEAHEASLWCDKALERFPQEADLLAAKAVALARIGELDDALGFSDASFEGSGDSAYLWLARAEVLLARKERRAAFCFERSGQVANHTWVTQWMASRLRLAYRQPALALQHARSAMELGPTVFLVWLQLGLCQQALGMVTPAGTSFTRALELNPDCLEAQRALKLTQQMDAWTQLRLWLRRLLSS
- a CDS encoding DUF2997 domain-containing protein, coding for MSQREFDITIGPDGKVELHVSGYEGKGCLEAVRFFEQIIGRVQSRQETTEFYGPEEEVRQQTDNHH
- a CDS encoding PilT/PilU family type 4a pilus ATPase, whose translation is MNHPRLDLLLAQATELGASDLHLIAGVPPAFRVFGEIRFADGEALSQTENFEMVHALLSERQRETLDNEWELCISLLHPAAGRVRVTLYRRNGYPELSLRFCGREVPSREELGLPEKLDELARRPNGLMLITGPTGAGKTTTLNYLVNLINQERRCKIVTIEDPVEFVHENKRAIVVQQEVLTDTHSFHRALIHVLRQDPDVIVVGEMRDHEAIETALAAAETGHLVLATMHAPNVTHALERIVGIFEGSAQRQIVMQLANTLRGVMAQDLLPSADRCRRVLACELLVVNSAIRNLIREGNLHQIENVVQTGAKDGMVLMDDWLEDLYCKCAISYDTAVTRARDPQRFMKKE
- a CDS encoding protein kinase, whose translation is MTKLPAMHCPKCLRLIAESATEGLCPRCLVVALLADESSDPDPATSSADSLDLDSLVAGPAPKLDSFGDYAELRPRARGGMGIVYEARQVSLNRRVALKMILGGKLAREVDLRRFRAEAEAAARLDHPHIVPIYEVGEREGMPFFSMKLIEGSTLGERLAQRTLPFSLTEAANLIATVARAVHYAHEHGILHRDLKPANILIDAQGQPQVTDFGLAKVEGGESNLTLSDAVLGTPAYMSPEQAEGKSRQLTTASDTYSLGAVLYELMTGSPPFLGDTAFETLQQVVQKEPIRPRVVNPVIDADLETICLKCLEKEPQRRYTRALQLAEDLERWLRHEPIQARPSSTPEILVKWTRRHPWTAAFGLAVAIGSLVIVAISAVLGMRIASEAEKNRRQVVRLNVAEGNRLTLQGDPTTAVLHFLDALSLDTGRPAEELIHRRRIAEGFRQAPRLGQLMFHEGSVNMTQFSPDGRRILSAGEDGVLQVWEGITGQPTLPPLKHPAAVSTAYFSPDGLSIATTCSDGTARVWETATGRLLAGPFPENESRLKRTATARISFTPDSRWVISAQGSKAQVREVRGGKSIGPALTLPQKILHATFSPQGDRILLVGHGGYAQLFDVASFRPVFGPWQLPGGTQDDWAGGWFSPDGHEVITACHAGEARIWSAQTGQALSPVLTHAGHPRLQHAGFGGDGRYAFTVGYNGKLRLWNPRTGEPFGVAGETELDGAQEGLNLGRGLVLLPELNHTVHPRDFGGESLWPALQHSAFVFSASLSPEELRLVTGDKLGIVRVWERTGATALREWSERDPMVHSDWIRGTSHAYTATARGKLTLWDVTNGQSVGQLLAGGSDVLHVAQDPTGQALAVAGADRFLRVFDLRTRREKFAPLAHEVAVRRAAFGKDGSKLVTITLSADPQLSAARVWDANTGKPLSPPIPHPDWLDDCEFSPDGDFFLTACADGKVRVFHSGDGKPAALPMSAGGFIWEAHFSPNGQQILAANSDYSYEARSAVLFDVSSGQRIHEFRGHRDGVTQATFSPDGRRIATGSEDNSVRIWEVQTGRQLVPELGHQGKITRVVFSPDGTLLATASQDGTARVWDTATGDAVTPPLRHARAVQWIHFSADGSQLLSSSDDGTTRVWDLGPEVGSLVDARQKAELLAAHRKEPSGAVVPLTREELRKAWVRAVEERGR